One Scleropages formosus chromosome 8, fSclFor1.1, whole genome shotgun sequence DNA window includes the following coding sequences:
- the mtg1 gene encoding mitochondrial ribosome-associated GTPase 1 isoform X2, whose translation MKLQRVLQNASTFREVFDFGGREVAHWFPGHMAKGLRQMKASLRKVDCVIEIHDARIPFSGRNPLFQESLNIRPHLLILNKMDLADSSSQQRILRGLKKDGVRNVLFTSCVQHNDENLKKVVPLVTDMIGSGPRFHREEEWDFCLMVIGVPNVGKSSLINALRRIHLKKGRASKVGGEPGITRAVLNRIQICERPRMYLLDTPGVLPPKIESVETGMKLALCGTILDHLVGEDVMADYLLFTLNRLGQFSYVDKYSLGEPSDDIHDVLKRIAVKLGKTKRVRALTGVGDVTVMMPNYSAAAYDFIRAFRRGELGKVVLD comes from the exons atgaaGCTGCAGCGCGTGCTCCAAAACGCTTCCACATTCAGAGAAGTGTTCGACTTCGGCGGTCGGGAGGTCGCTCATTGGTTTCCAGGCCACATGGCGAAGG GACTGCGGCAGATGAAAGCCAGTCTCCGGAAGGTGGACTGTGTCATAGAAATCCACGACGCCAGA ATACCTTTCTCCGGGAGAAATCCTCTCTTTCAGGAAAGTCTAAACATCCGGCCGCACTTACTGATATTGAATAAAATGGATCTAGCGGATTCTTCAAGTCAGCAG AGAATTCTAAGAGGTCTGAAGAAAGATGGTGTGAGGAATGTCCTGTTCACCAGCTGCGTCCAGCACAATGATGAGAACCTGAAGAAG GTAGTCCCTCTTGTGACAGACATGATTGGAAGTGGCCCCCGCTTTCACAGGGAGGAG GAATGGGATTTCTGCCTAATGGTAATTGGAGTGCCGAATGTTGGAAAGTCATCGCTGATAAATGCACTGAGAAGAATACACTTAAAGAAAG GTAGAGCTTCCAAAGTTGGAGGTGAACCAGGTATAACTAGAGCAGTCCTAAACAGAATCCAG ATCTGTGAAAGGCCCAGAATGTATTTGCTGGACACCCCAGGGGTACTTCCTCCAAAAATTGAAAGTGTAGAGACTGGAATGAAACTGGCATTGTGTG GGACAATTTTGGACCATTTGGTTGGTGAAGATGTCATGGCAGattatttactgtttacttTAAACAGACTGGGACAGTTCAG ctaTGTGGATAAATACAGTCTGGGGGAGCCAAGTGATGACATCCATGATGTGCTGAAGCGCATTGCAGTAAAGCTGGGCAAAACCAAGCGGGTTCGAGCACTGACTGGAGTTG GTGATGTGACTGTTATGATGCCAAACTATAGTGCTGCAGCATATGACTTCATCAGGGCCTTCAGAAGAGGAGAGCTC
- the mtg1 gene encoding mitochondrial ribosome-associated GTPase 1 isoform X1 gives MKLQRVLQNASTFREVFDFGGREVAHWFPGHMAKGLRQMKASLRKVDCVIEIHDARIPFSGRNPLFQESLNIRPHLLILNKMDLADSSSQQVMWCFVVALMSKRCQASCARNVYLWKRLCCGAVALMGVVFLSINNSMDLPEGTMHLVSQRILRGLKKDGVRNVLFTSCVQHNDENLKKVVPLVTDMIGSGPRFHREEEWDFCLMVIGVPNVGKSSLINALRRIHLKKGRASKVGGEPGITRAVLNRIQICERPRMYLLDTPGVLPPKIESVETGMKLALCGTILDHLVGEDVMADYLLFTLNRLGQFSYVDKYSLGEPSDDIHDVLKRIAVKLGKTKRVRALTGVGDVTVMMPNYSAAAYDFIRAFRRGELGKVVLD, from the exons atgaaGCTGCAGCGCGTGCTCCAAAACGCTTCCACATTCAGAGAAGTGTTCGACTTCGGCGGTCGGGAGGTCGCTCATTGGTTTCCAGGCCACATGGCGAAGG GACTGCGGCAGATGAAAGCCAGTCTCCGGAAGGTGGACTGTGTCATAGAAATCCACGACGCCAGA ATACCTTTCTCCGGGAGAAATCCTCTCTTTCAGGAAAGTCTAAACATCCGGCCGCACTTACTGATATTGAATAAAATGGATCTAGCGGATTCTTCAAGTCAGCAGGTAATGTGGTGTTTTGTAGTCGCACTTATGAGTAAACGCTGTCAGGCATCCTGTGCACGTAATGTTTATCTATGGAAAAGGCTGTGCTGCGGAGCTGTTGCGCTGATGGGAGTTGTTTTTCTCAGTATAAATAACTCCATGGATTTGCCTGAAGGCACTATGCACTTGGTCTCGCAGAGAATTCTAAGAGGTCTGAAGAAAGATGGTGTGAGGAATGTCCTGTTCACCAGCTGCGTCCAGCACAATGATGAGAACCTGAAGAAG GTAGTCCCTCTTGTGACAGACATGATTGGAAGTGGCCCCCGCTTTCACAGGGAGGAG GAATGGGATTTCTGCCTAATGGTAATTGGAGTGCCGAATGTTGGAAAGTCATCGCTGATAAATGCACTGAGAAGAATACACTTAAAGAAAG GTAGAGCTTCCAAAGTTGGAGGTGAACCAGGTATAACTAGAGCAGTCCTAAACAGAATCCAG ATCTGTGAAAGGCCCAGAATGTATTTGCTGGACACCCCAGGGGTACTTCCTCCAAAAATTGAAAGTGTAGAGACTGGAATGAAACTGGCATTGTGTG GGACAATTTTGGACCATTTGGTTGGTGAAGATGTCATGGCAGattatttactgtttacttTAAACAGACTGGGACAGTTCAG ctaTGTGGATAAATACAGTCTGGGGGAGCCAAGTGATGACATCCATGATGTGCTGAAGCGCATTGCAGTAAAGCTGGGCAAAACCAAGCGGGTTCGAGCACTGACTGGAGTTG GTGATGTGACTGTTATGATGCCAAACTATAGTGCTGCAGCATATGACTTCATCAGGGCCTTCAGAAGAGGAGAGCTC